From Amycolatopsis sp. YIM 10, the proteins below share one genomic window:
- a CDS encoding carbohydrate ABC transporter permease, whose amino-acid sequence MRALVRPAQYLALACYILFLGFPLLWLISASVKSSGELNSLTVSLLPEQWHWQNYPEALDRQGLIRSSANSLVVALASTVLVILIALPASYVLARLKGKVRMAGIGWILVSQVFPVVLIILPLFLILRTLGLTDSLAGLTLVHTTYTLPFALWMLQGYVSAIPVELEEAGAVDGASRLRVLRTIVFPLLAPGVVATAMFSFVSSWNEFFFALVLLQSPENYTLPITLNMFIGGEGKVALGPLAAGAVLAAIPSIVFFTLLRRRLTGGLMAGAVKG is encoded by the coding sequence ATGCGCGCACTGGTCCGGCCCGCCCAGTACCTGGCGCTGGCCTGCTACATCCTGTTCCTCGGCTTCCCGTTGCTGTGGCTCATTTCCGCGTCGGTGAAGTCGTCGGGCGAGCTGAACTCGCTGACCGTGAGCCTGCTGCCGGAGCAGTGGCACTGGCAGAACTACCCGGAGGCGCTCGACCGGCAGGGCCTGATCCGCTCGTCGGCCAACAGCCTGGTGGTGGCGCTGGCCTCCACCGTGCTGGTCATCCTGATCGCGCTGCCCGCGTCGTACGTGCTGGCCCGGCTCAAGGGCAAGGTGCGGATGGCTGGCATCGGCTGGATCCTGGTCAGCCAGGTGTTCCCGGTGGTGCTGATCATCCTGCCGCTGTTCCTCATCCTGCGGACGCTGGGGCTGACCGACAGCCTGGCCGGGCTCACCCTGGTGCACACCACCTACACGCTGCCGTTCGCGCTGTGGATGCTGCAGGGCTACGTCTCGGCGATCCCGGTGGAACTCGAGGAAGCCGGCGCGGTGGACGGCGCGAGCAGGCTGCGGGTGCTGCGCACCATCGTCTTCCCGTTGCTGGCGCCAGGAGTGGTGGCCACGGCGATGTTCAGCTTCGTCTCCTCGTGGAACGAGTTCTTCTTCGCGCTGGTGCTGTTGCAGTCGCCGGAGAACTACACGCTGCCGATCACGCTGAACATGTTCATCGGCGGTGAGGGCAAGGTCGCGCTCGGGCCGCTGGCCGCGGGCGCGGTGCTCGCCGCGATCCCCAGCATCGTCTTCTTCACCCTGCTGCGCCGCCGCCTCACCGGTGGGCTGATGGCCGGGGCGGTGAAGGGATGA
- a CDS encoding ribokinase, translated as MSGVVVVGSANADLVVEVPHTPGAGETVLGGDLRRSPGGKGANQAVAAARAGGAETTFVGALGRDDSADLLLASLREAGVRTDLVERVEAATGTALITVSPSGENAIVVAPGANSRLSLGSAQAERVAAADVVLAQLEIPLDVVRAAAAARRQGALMVLNAAPARDLPDDVWAALDLLIVNEHEAADLAGTPEALLDRVPAVVVTLGGEGCLVAERGRESLRIPGIQVESVDTTGAGDTFCGVLAAALSRRSELAGAARLACTAAALSVTRRGAQAAVPTAAEVAAAGGKAS; from the coding sequence ATGAGCGGTGTGGTGGTGGTCGGCTCGGCGAACGCCGACCTCGTCGTGGAAGTACCGCACACGCCGGGCGCGGGGGAGACGGTGCTCGGCGGTGACCTGCGCCGGAGCCCCGGCGGCAAGGGCGCGAACCAGGCCGTGGCCGCGGCTCGGGCGGGCGGGGCGGAGACCACTTTTGTCGGCGCGCTGGGCCGGGACGATTCCGCGGACCTGCTGCTCGCGTCGCTGCGTGAGGCCGGGGTGCGCACCGATCTCGTCGAACGGGTGGAGGCGGCGACCGGAACCGCGCTGATCACGGTGAGTCCCAGCGGGGAGAACGCGATCGTGGTCGCCCCGGGAGCCAACTCGCGGCTTTCGCTCGGCTCCGCGCAGGCGGAACGCGTCGCCGCGGCGGACGTGGTGCTCGCGCAGCTGGAGATCCCGCTGGACGTGGTCCGCGCCGCCGCGGCCGCCCGGCGGCAGGGCGCGCTGATGGTGCTCAACGCGGCGCCCGCGCGGGACCTGCCCGACGACGTGTGGGCCGCGCTGGACCTGCTGATCGTCAACGAGCACGAGGCGGCCGACCTCGCGGGCACCCCGGAAGCCCTGCTGGACCGCGTGCCTGCCGTGGTCGTCACGCTCGGCGGCGAGGGGTGCCTGGTGGCCGAACGCGGCCGGGAGTCCTTGCGCATACCCGGAATCCAGGTCGAGTCCGTGGACACCACGGGAGCCGGTGACACGTTCTGCGGAGTGCTCGCCGCCGCACTGTCCCGGCGTTCCGAACTGGCCGGGGCCGCGCGGCTGGCCTGCACGGCTGCCGCGCTCTCGGTCACCCGCCGGGGCGCACAGGCCGCCGTCCCGACGGCCGCCGAGGTCGCCGCGGCCGGAGGGAAGGCATCGTGA
- a CDS encoding carbohydrate ABC transporter permease, whose translation MAATMARARRREAAALVMPSLVPILVLSVAPLVIGVALAFTDARLVRNPDFGFTGLDNFGTLVGNDLFWDSLRIGLIWTVGVTVLQLAASMGLALLLNSGLKLEGLTRVLALVPWAMPPVVVAIMWQMIYSANGGPLNAFLGGFGLPDDINWLGDFATALPAVIVVGVWVGMPQTTVTLLAGLQQIPAELHEAAAVDGAGAWRRFTAVTWPSLRPIVTSITSLNFIWNFNSFSLVYVLTAGGPGGKTMVPVLFVYLEAFKNREIGQAAAMGVVLVVLIVLILAVYLRAQFRDDRAERGR comes from the coding sequence ATGGCGGCGACCATGGCACGGGCCCGCCGCCGGGAGGCCGCGGCGCTGGTGATGCCGTCGCTGGTTCCGATCCTGGTGCTCAGCGTGGCGCCGCTGGTGATCGGGGTGGCGCTGGCGTTCACCGACGCCAGGCTGGTGCGCAATCCGGACTTCGGCTTCACCGGGCTGGACAACTTCGGCACGCTGGTCGGCAACGATCTGTTCTGGGACTCGCTGCGCATCGGTCTGATTTGGACGGTCGGCGTCACCGTGCTCCAGCTGGCGGCGTCGATGGGATTGGCGCTGTTGCTGAACTCCGGGCTCAAGCTCGAAGGACTGACCCGGGTGCTCGCGCTGGTGCCGTGGGCGATGCCGCCGGTCGTCGTGGCGATCATGTGGCAGATGATCTACTCGGCCAACGGTGGCCCGCTCAACGCCTTTCTCGGCGGGTTCGGCCTGCCCGACGACATCAACTGGCTCGGTGACTTCGCCACCGCCCTGCCCGCGGTGATCGTGGTCGGCGTGTGGGTCGGCATGCCGCAGACCACGGTGACCCTGCTGGCCGGGCTGCAGCAGATCCCGGCCGAACTGCACGAAGCCGCCGCCGTGGACGGGGCCGGTGCCTGGCGCCGGTTCACCGCGGTGACCTGGCCGAGCCTGCGGCCGATCGTCACCTCGATCACCTCGCTGAACTTCATCTGGAACTTCAACTCGTTCTCGCTGGTCTACGTGCTCACCGCGGGCGGGCCGGGCGGCAAGACGATGGTGCCGGTGCTCTTTGTCTATCTCGAAGCGTTCAAGAACCGCGAGATCGGCCAGGCCGCGGCGATGGGCGTGGTGCTGGTGGTGCTGATCGTCCTCATCCTGGCCGTCTACCTGCGGGCGCAGTTCCGCGACGACCGCGCGGAAAGGGGACGGTGA
- a CDS encoding ADP-ribosylglycohydrolase family protein has protein sequence MRLTWAQPEDLLAHELVQSAAEGTDVTAVRARWTAAGGDPTPAVSGAGPRPASPELRALARTLLDELGLRKAPDESWEALAASLPPAPELPSIVDDRLRGAWTGRAAGCLLGKPVEKIPREGIEEILRAAGRWPLDRWFTAAGLPEDVAARWPWNRRSAPTSLEENIDGMPEDDDLNYPILALTLLEQRGREFTTDDVAQLWLDHLPAGRVFTAERAAYRNVLDARPVPETATHHNPFREWIGALIRADVFGWVSPGDVREAARLACTDARLSHTRNGVYGAMWAAALCSAAMVCDTVHNVLDAAETVVPPGSALEYAVRSGREAAGTGDVRAGLDRLHAEFGELHWVHVLNNAAVIAYALAKGDGEFGPSVSIAVTAGWDTDSAAATVGGVVGAVHGVPEQWAQPLDGRIATSLPGGEQRIADLAARTKALVAR, from the coding sequence GTGAGGCTCACCTGGGCGCAGCCCGAGGACCTGCTGGCGCACGAGCTGGTCCAGTCGGCCGCCGAGGGCACCGACGTCACGGCGGTGCGTGCGCGCTGGACCGCCGCCGGAGGTGATCCCACCCCGGCGGTCAGCGGTGCCGGACCGCGGCCCGCGTCGCCGGAACTGCGGGCACTCGCGCGAACCCTGCTCGACGAACTGGGCCTGCGCAAGGCACCGGACGAATCTTGGGAAGCGCTCGCCGCGTCGCTGCCGCCCGCGCCGGAGCTGCCGTCCATCGTGGACGATCGGCTGCGCGGCGCGTGGACCGGCCGGGCGGCGGGCTGCCTGCTCGGCAAGCCGGTGGAGAAGATCCCGCGTGAGGGCATCGAGGAGATCCTCCGCGCGGCCGGGCGGTGGCCGCTGGACCGGTGGTTCACCGCGGCGGGCCTGCCGGAGGACGTGGCGGCGCGGTGGCCGTGGAACCGCCGCTCGGCGCCGACGTCGCTGGAGGAGAACATCGACGGCATGCCCGAGGACGACGACCTCAACTACCCGATCCTCGCGCTGACCCTGCTCGAACAGCGCGGCCGGGAGTTCACCACCGACGACGTCGCGCAGCTGTGGCTCGACCACCTCCCGGCGGGCCGGGTGTTCACCGCCGAGCGCGCCGCATACCGGAACGTGCTCGACGCGCGTCCCGTGCCGGAGACGGCGACGCACCACAACCCGTTCCGCGAGTGGATCGGCGCGCTGATCCGGGCGGACGTGTTCGGCTGGGTGTCCCCGGGTGACGTGCGGGAAGCCGCACGACTGGCCTGCACCGACGCCCGGTTGAGCCACACGCGCAACGGGGTGTACGGCGCGATGTGGGCGGCGGCCCTGTGCTCGGCGGCGATGGTGTGCGACACCGTCCACAATGTCCTGGATGCCGCCGAAACCGTTGTCCCGCCAGGCAGTGCGCTGGAGTACGCGGTCCGGTCCGGGCGCGAAGCGGCTGGTACCGGTGACGTGCGCGCCGGGCTGGACCGCCTGCACGCCGAATTCGGCGAGCTGCACTGGGTGCACGTGCTCAACAACGCGGCGGTCATCGCGTACGCGCTCGCCAAGGGCGACGGCGAATTCGGCCCCAGCGTGTCGATCGCGGTCACCGCCGGTTGGGACACCGACTCGGCGGCCGCCACGGTCGGCGGAGTGGTCGGCGCGGTGCACGGGGTGCCCGAGCAGTGGGCGCAGCCGCTCGACGGGCGGATCGCGACCTCGCTGCCCGGCGGGGAACAGCGCATCGCCGATCTGGCCGCCCGCACGAAGGCACTGGTGGCCCGATGA
- a CDS encoding ABC transporter substrate-binding protein has product MKIRRAALAACLLSLVLTACGSGESGDSGPVKLTFQSLSDQPGAIEQTRKTVDEWNRTHPDAQVEIVPAGWDGVYDKLVTQFNAGSAPDIIHYEAAGIVPFAKDGYVADLTPYLPEAKRADVTKGVLDSVTVDGQVVGLPTEVQSYVVFANKALLAKAGVSVPTGATMTWDQLREIARATTKDGNFGLGWGLSSPTASFVAMAPGFGGKYFEGTGDAMNVSIGEGEMALPKLVNAMAYEDKSIMPVTLTQSGTKALAPFYGGQVAMTIQGSYQAANIAKDAPAGFEWTVLPPLAGPAGPAQASSAQTLSVNKDSAHVEQAAAFIDFFTSTENLAAINEADGLIPPTTSAREALAAKVGTKNGWDVILSSGQHLTSAPYVFADKYAQWKDTVATPAYQQFLAQKVDANGLAAQLRDGWQNITR; this is encoded by the coding sequence ATGAAGATTCGACGCGCGGCGCTCGCCGCCTGCCTGCTGAGCCTGGTGCTCACCGCCTGCGGGAGCGGGGAAAGCGGCGACTCGGGCCCGGTCAAGCTGACCTTCCAGTCCCTTTCGGACCAGCCGGGCGCGATCGAGCAGACGCGCAAGACCGTCGACGAGTGGAACCGGACCCATCCCGACGCGCAGGTCGAGATCGTGCCGGCCGGCTGGGACGGCGTCTACGACAAGCTGGTCACCCAGTTCAACGCGGGCAGCGCGCCGGACATCATCCACTACGAGGCCGCCGGCATCGTGCCGTTCGCGAAGGACGGCTACGTGGCCGACCTGACCCCGTACCTGCCCGAGGCCAAGCGCGCCGACGTGACCAAGGGCGTGCTCGACTCGGTGACCGTGGACGGGCAGGTGGTCGGCCTCCCGACCGAGGTCCAGTCCTATGTGGTCTTCGCGAACAAGGCGCTGCTGGCCAAGGCCGGGGTGAGCGTGCCGACCGGGGCGACGATGACCTGGGACCAGCTGCGCGAGATCGCCAGGGCGACCACGAAGGACGGCAACTTCGGCCTCGGCTGGGGCCTGTCCAGCCCGACGGCCTCGTTCGTGGCGATGGCGCCCGGTTTCGGCGGCAAGTACTTCGAGGGCACCGGCGACGCGATGAACGTCAGCATCGGCGAGGGCGAGATGGCACTGCCGAAGCTGGTCAACGCGATGGCCTACGAGGACAAGTCGATCATGCCGGTGACGCTGACGCAGTCGGGAACCAAGGCGCTCGCGCCGTTCTACGGCGGCCAGGTGGCGATGACCATCCAGGGCTCCTACCAGGCGGCGAACATCGCCAAGGACGCGCCGGCCGGTTTCGAGTGGACGGTGCTGCCGCCGCTGGCCGGTCCGGCGGGCCCGGCGCAGGCGAGCAGCGCGCAGACGCTGTCGGTCAACAAGGACTCCGCGCACGTCGAACAGGCCGCCGCCTTCATCGACTTCTTCACCAGCACGGAGAACCTGGCCGCGATCAACGAGGCCGACGGCCTGATCCCGCCGACCACGTCCGCGCGCGAGGCGCTCGCGGCGAAGGTGGGCACGAAGAACGGCTGGGACGTCATCCTGTCGTCCGGGCAGCACCTGACCTCGGCGCCGTACGTGTTCGCGGACAAGTACGCGCAGTGGAAGGACACCGTCGCGACCCCGGCGTACCAGCAGTTCCTGGCGCAGAAGGTCGACGCGAACGGGCTGGCCGCCCAGCTGCGTGACGGCTGGCAGAACATCACCCGGTAG
- a CDS encoding helix-turn-helix transcriptional regulator: MSLVGDVVPAAGEALTARELGSALSHRIGLLVPHDGHILVGLDPVTGAGCLIDRRHCYSPDLRHRLEVEDNREQMISRLFTGPRRVEVVGSGFTDESRHAHLHENMRGEGFGGELRLALRHRGVASGWLVLLRERGSRPFSAADAVHAERLAGHLTAAMRRYVSAKPLRAGTSSLPPGVVILDRHNRIADATAAGRGWLGVLTEDFSLTEAEQSNTLLNITLLARRPGGPALSRLPTRAGWVAMSAEPLGDGPDGSVAVTVQAAPTHLLLPAVCGWYGVTPSERSVIELALRGFGAKHIARRLELSSHTVHDHFKAIYRKTGVTGRDELVAGLSA, translated from the coding sequence ATGAGCCTGGTCGGTGACGTGGTTCCGGCGGCGGGGGAGGCCTTGACGGCGCGGGAGCTGGGAAGTGCGCTCTCGCACCGGATCGGCCTGCTGGTGCCGCACGACGGGCACATCCTCGTCGGCCTGGATCCGGTGACCGGCGCCGGTTGCCTGATCGACCGGCGGCACTGCTACAGCCCGGATCTGCGGCATCGGCTGGAGGTCGAGGACAACCGCGAGCAGATGATCTCCCGGCTGTTCACCGGGCCGCGGCGGGTCGAGGTGGTCGGCTCGGGGTTCACCGACGAAAGCCGTCACGCCCACCTTCACGAGAACATGCGCGGCGAGGGGTTCGGCGGGGAACTGCGGCTCGCCCTGCGCCACCGCGGCGTGGCCAGCGGCTGGCTGGTCCTCCTGCGCGAGCGGGGGAGCAGGCCGTTCTCGGCCGCCGACGCGGTCCACGCGGAGCGCCTCGCCGGGCACCTCACGGCGGCGATGCGCCGGTACGTCTCGGCGAAGCCGTTGCGCGCGGGCACCAGTTCCCTGCCGCCAGGAGTGGTCATTCTCGACCGCCACAACAGGATCGCCGACGCCACCGCGGCCGGTCGCGGCTGGCTGGGCGTGCTCACCGAAGACTTCTCGCTCACCGAAGCCGAGCAGTCCAACACGCTGCTCAACATCACGCTGCTGGCGCGGCGGCCGGGCGGGCCGGCGCTGAGCCGGTTGCCGACGCGGGCGGGCTGGGTGGCGATGAGTGCGGAACCGCTGGGCGACGGCCCGGACGGCAGCGTCGCGGTCACCGTGCAGGCCGCGCCGACGCACCTGCTGCTCCCGGCGGTCTGCGGCTGGTACGGCGTCACCCCGAGCGAGCGGTCGGTGATCGAGCTGGCCCTGCGCGGGTTCGGCGCCAAGCACATCGCGCGCAGGCTGGAGCTGTCCTCGCACACCGTCCACGACCACTTCAAGGCGATCTACCGCAAGACCGGCGTCACCGGCCGTGACGAACTGGTGGCCGGGCTCTCCGCGTAG
- a CDS encoding LacI family DNA-binding transcriptional regulator — protein sequence MTSTRATLIQVAQRAGVSLASTSRALHGTGASPAMVERVRAAAAELGYSPDAIGRSLRMKKTFQIAFAVADIGNPVYVEMMRAIHEVLAPRGYRVVVMSTGDTATSTAELVGSLGSGVVDGLIVSPLRTDDRLVREIQEAPVPVVVIGRALDDHGISSVSTDSAGGIGEAVRHLHKIGRRRIGFLNGPLDTTPGAARQRGFDAAASADRTEVEVAADFTVAAGLEAARRLLSRADLDAVVAANDLLAIGVIRAVRERGLSVPEDVAVTGMDDTEIGRVFLPSLTSVSLGSTERGRAAARLMLELADDPESAVRQIAVSPELVVRESTGGGA from the coding sequence ATGACGTCAACCCGCGCCACGCTGATCCAGGTGGCCCAGCGTGCCGGGGTCTCACTGGCCTCGACCTCCCGCGCGCTGCACGGCACCGGCGCGAGCCCGGCGATGGTCGAGCGCGTCCGGGCCGCGGCGGCCGAACTCGGCTACAGCCCCGACGCCATCGGCCGGTCCCTGCGGATGAAGAAGACCTTCCAGATCGCCTTCGCGGTGGCCGACATCGGCAACCCGGTCTACGTCGAGATGATGCGCGCGATCCACGAAGTACTGGCACCGCGCGGTTATCGCGTGGTGGTGATGTCCACAGGGGATACCGCCACTTCGACAGCCGAGCTGGTGGGCAGCCTGGGCAGCGGAGTGGTGGACGGGCTGATCGTCAGCCCCCTGCGCACCGACGACCGGCTGGTCCGCGAGATCCAGGAGGCGCCGGTGCCGGTGGTGGTGATCGGCCGCGCGCTGGACGACCACGGGATCAGCTCGGTGTCCACCGATTCGGCCGGCGGGATCGGCGAGGCGGTCCGGCATCTGCACAAGATCGGCCGCCGCCGCATCGGCTTCCTCAACGGCCCGCTCGACACCACCCCGGGCGCGGCGCGCCAGCGGGGCTTCGACGCGGCGGCTTCCGCCGACCGCACCGAGGTCGAGGTGGCGGCCGACTTCACCGTCGCCGCCGGGCTCGAAGCGGCGCGGCGGCTGCTCTCCCGTGCCGACCTCGACGCCGTGGTGGCGGCCAACGACCTGCTCGCGATCGGCGTGATCCGCGCCGTGCGCGAGCGCGGCCTGTCGGTTCCCGAAGACGTCGCGGTGACCGGCATGGACGACACCGAGATCGGGCGCGTGTTCCTGCCCAGCCTCACCAGCGTGTCCCTCGGCTCGACCGAGCGCGGGCGTGCCGCGGCCCGGCTGATGCTGGAACTCGCCGACGACCCGGAGAGCGCGGTGCGGCAGATCGCGGTCAGCCCGGAGCTGGTGGTGCGCGAGTCCACGGGCGGTGGTGCGTGA
- a CDS encoding isochorismatase family protein has translation MNAALVIVDVQEMLVPLVWRGEELAGRIAGLAREARRHQVPVIALQQIGPSGTEFDPEDPGTRLSSRLGLEPGDVVIQKTATDAFYGTHLAALLAERDVDTIVLTGIATDYCVDATARSALSHGLDVVLVRDGHAPVAEGDPAVGLSAEQIIARHNRLLAEARHPGGELSLRAAADIVW, from the coding sequence ATGAACGCCGCACTGGTGATCGTGGATGTGCAGGAGATGCTGGTCCCGCTCGTCTGGCGGGGCGAAGAACTGGCCGGCCGGATCGCCGGGCTGGCGCGCGAGGCGCGGCGGCACCAGGTGCCGGTGATCGCGTTGCAGCAGATCGGGCCGAGCGGCACCGAGTTCGACCCGGAAGACCCGGGGACGCGGCTCAGTTCGCGCCTGGGCCTCGAGCCCGGTGACGTGGTGATCCAGAAAACCGCGACCGACGCCTTCTACGGCACGCACCTGGCGGCCCTGCTGGCCGAACGGGACGTGGACACCATCGTGCTGACCGGCATCGCCACGGACTACTGCGTCGACGCGACCGCGCGGTCCGCGCTGAGCCACGGCCTCGACGTCGTACTCGTTCGCGACGGGCACGCCCCGGTCGCCGAGGGTGATCCCGCTGTGGGCCTGTCCGCCGAGCAGATCATCGCGCGGCACAATCGGCTCCTTGCCGAGGCCCGGCATCCAGGTGGTGAGCTGAGCCTGCGCGCCGCCGCCGACATCGTCTGGTGA
- a CDS encoding ADP-ribosylglycohydrolase family protein: MTWLEDRAVAVIAGAAVGDALGGATEGWTPEQIEERHGGRVTGIVGPWYPDWRDARPIAPYHKGDGHITDDTLMTRALVEVYAKRRDHLDAYAMAEDLVPLMIGEPRWVPELESTALLLQRVFLAEKWIVARLHYGHVDPREAGVGNVVNCGAAMYVAPVGIANAGDPRGAYAEAIDLTGAHQSSYGREAAGVVAAMVAASIAPDAGIGDVVTAALDVAHDGTADALRAVVDTFGTWEKAPGTDDEERALARLVRETVAPFDSVGPRYRQMSMDARRPSRTKSIEELPAALAFLLAHQGDYRGAVLASVNYGRDADSIATMAGAICAGLGGTAAVPAEWLDAVSEASRMDIRETGMLMASAAADILRADRERALARITALDTLEARS; this comes from the coding sequence TTGACCTGGCTGGAAGACCGGGCCGTCGCGGTGATCGCGGGCGCGGCCGTGGGCGACGCGCTCGGCGGGGCCACCGAAGGGTGGACCCCCGAGCAGATCGAAGAACGGCACGGTGGCCGCGTCACCGGCATCGTCGGGCCCTGGTACCCGGACTGGCGGGACGCGCGGCCGATCGCGCCCTACCACAAGGGTGACGGGCACATCACCGACGACACGCTGATGACGCGGGCGCTGGTCGAGGTGTACGCGAAGCGCCGCGACCACCTCGACGCCTACGCCATGGCCGAGGACCTGGTCCCGCTGATGATCGGCGAACCGCGGTGGGTGCCCGAGCTGGAGTCCACCGCGCTGCTGCTGCAACGCGTGTTCCTGGCGGAGAAGTGGATCGTCGCGAGGCTCCACTATGGACACGTGGACCCGCGCGAGGCCGGGGTGGGCAACGTGGTGAACTGCGGGGCGGCGATGTACGTCGCGCCGGTGGGCATCGCGAACGCGGGCGATCCGCGTGGTGCCTATGCCGAGGCGATCGACCTGACCGGCGCGCACCAGTCGAGCTACGGCCGGGAGGCGGCCGGTGTGGTGGCCGCGATGGTCGCCGCTTCGATCGCACCGGACGCCGGCATCGGTGATGTCGTCACCGCCGCGCTCGATGTGGCGCACGACGGTACGGCGGACGCGTTGCGGGCGGTCGTGGACACCTTCGGCACCTGGGAAAAGGCGCCGGGCACCGACGACGAAGAGCGCGCGCTGGCCCGGCTGGTGCGGGAAACTGTGGCGCCCTTCGATTCCGTGGGTCCGCGGTACCGTCAGATGTCGATGGACGCCCGCCGCCCGTCACGCACGAAGTCCATTGAGGAGCTTCCGGCGGCGCTGGCTTTCTTGCTGGCGCACCAAGGTGACTACCGGGGCGCGGTGCTGGCGTCGGTGAACTACGGCCGGGACGCCGACTCGATCGCCACCATGGCGGGCGCGATCTGCGCCGGGCTGGGCGGGACGGCGGCCGTCCCGGCGGAGTGGCTCGACGCGGTGAGCGAGGCCAGTCGCATGGACATCAGGGAAACCGGGATGCTGATGGCCTCGGCGGCGGCGGACATCCTCCGCGCGGACCGCGAACGGGCGCTCGCCAGGATCACCGCGCTGGACACGCTCGAGGCGCGGTCGTGA